GCGTTCACGGGGAAGCACGGCGGCACGATCTGCACCTCCTCCAACGCCCAGCGGGCCCTGGAGTGGGCCTTCGACCAGGGGGACGACCCCTCGACGACGAAGGTGCTGTTCCTGCCCGACCAGCACCTGGGCCGCAACACGGCCGTGCGCGACATGGGCATGTCCCTGGAGGACTGCGTCCTCTACAACCCGCACAAGCCGAACGGCGGGCTGACCGTCGAGCAGCTGCGCGACGCGAAGATGATCCTGTGGCGCGGCCACTGCTCGGTGCACGGCCGCTTCAGCCTGGAGTCGGTCGAGGACGTGCGCGCCCGGATCCCCGGCGTCAACGTGCTCGTGCACCCCGAGTGCCGGCACGAGGTCGTGTCCGCGGCGGACTACGTCGGCTCGACCGAGTACATCATCAAGGCGCTGGAGGCGGCCCCGGCCGGCTCCAAGTGGGCCATCGGCACCGAGCTGAACCTGGTCCGCCGGCTGGCGAACCGTTTCGCGCCCGAGGGCAAGGAGATCGTCTTCCTCGACAAGACGGTCTGCTTCTGCTCGACCATGAACCGCATCGACCTCCCCCACCTGGTCTGGACCCTGGAGTCCCTCGCCGAGGGCAAGCTGGTCAACCGGATCGAGGTCGACGAGGAGACCGAGGCGTACGCGAAGCTGGCGCTGGAGCGGATGCTGGCGCTGCCGTAACCCCGTAGGCCCGTAGGCCCGTAGGCCCTCGCAGGCTCCCGTAGGCCCGAGATGCCCTTCCCCCGCAGAGCAAGCCCGCGGGGGAAGGGCACCGGCCGGTCAGGGCGTCACACGCCGGCCGGCTCGGGCGTCCTCTCCGGCTCCGGCGCCTGCCGCTTCGCCGCGCGCTTCTGCGCCCGGCGCTCCTTGCGCAGTTCGAGCATCGCGTAGAGCGTCGGGACCAGGAGCAGGGTGAGCAGGGTCGAGGTGATCAGACCGCCGATCACGACCACCGCCAGCGGCTGGGCGATGAAGCCGCCCTCGCCGGTGACGCCCAGGGCCATCGGGAGCAGGGCGAAGACGGTCGCCAGGGCCGTCATGAGGATGGGCCGCAGCCGGTGCCGGCCGCCTTCCACCACGGCCTCCACGACGCCGTAGCCCTGCTTCCGGTACTGGTTGATCAGGTCGATCAGGACGATCGCGTTGGTCACCACGATGCCGATGAGCATCAGCATGCCGATCATCGCGGGGACGCCCATCGGGGTGCCCGTGACGATCAGCAGGCCGATCGCGCCGGTCGCCGCGAACGGGATGGAGACCAGCAGGATCAGCGGCTGCACGAGCGACCGGAACGTCGCCACCAGCAGCATGAAGACGATCGCGATCGCCGCGAGCATCGCCAGGCCGAGGTTGGCGAAGGCGTCGTCCTGGTCCTGGCTGACCCCGCCGATCTCGGCCGTGGCGCCCGCCGGGAGCTTCAGGGCGTCGATCTCGGACTGGAGCTTCGTGCTGACCGCGCCCGTGTTGTCGCCGGTCGGCCGGGCGGTGACGGTCGCCGCCCGCTGACCGTCGATCCGGGTCATCGACACCGGTCCGTCGACCACCTGGACGGTGGCGATGTCGCCCAGCC
This window of the Streptomyces sp. NBC_01275 genome carries:
- the nadA gene encoding quinolinate synthase NadA, producing MTTAQTTELDVKPSPLALLLLGREADPRSERGVECPGDLPSPSDPDLVERARAAKEKLGDKVFVLGHHYQRDEVIQFADVTGDSFKLARDAAARPEAEYIVFCGVHFMAESADILTSDDQKVVLPDLAAGCSMADMATAEQVAECWDVLTEAGIAEQVVPVSYMNSSADIKAFTGKHGGTICTSSNAQRALEWAFDQGDDPSTTKVLFLPDQHLGRNTAVRDMGMSLEDCVLYNPHKPNGGLTVEQLRDAKMILWRGHCSVHGRFSLESVEDVRARIPGVNVLVHPECRHEVVSAADYVGSTEYIIKALEAAPAGSKWAIGTELNLVRRLANRFAPEGKEIVFLDKTVCFCSTMNRIDLPHLVWTLESLAEGKLVNRIEVDEETEAYAKLALERMLALP